In 'Nostoc azollae' 0708, the following are encoded in one genomic region:
- a CDS encoding HpsJ family protein, producing MVNRVASSNSALVMKVIGIVCILSFFVDFGVLLLDFSPTNKQLQVGLVTTIVDRGIVPLLGIGTIFVSSWMNNAEDRPQGLDLRLPALILANLFGLMFLLMFPLHLNNVRQASTQRVSQISQDAQQAETQLNNQLSQFLDQLNNDQAKAQLEQVRNQAKAQFAELLKDEQKYKQALDNPRLPAAQKELLKKFKANPQELDKFIDQQTDPKEVANQRISQIRQRKEEAEKQAKDRAWKSGLRIGISSLLLSIGYIIIGWTGLKGMGALQGGGKRKTPAR from the coding sequence ATGGTTAACCGTGTTGCTTCCTCAAATAGTGCCCTTGTTATGAAGGTCATTGGTATAGTCTGCATTTTATCTTTTTTCGTGGATTTTGGGGTTTTGTTACTGGATTTCAGCCCTACTAATAAACAATTACAAGTTGGCTTGGTGACAACCATAGTTGATAGAGGAATTGTCCCTCTGTTGGGAATAGGTACAATATTTGTTAGCTCTTGGATGAATAATGCTGAAGATCGCCCCCAAGGTTTAGATTTAAGATTACCAGCCTTAATTCTTGCCAACCTTTTTGGGTTGATGTTCCTGCTGATGTTTCCTCTACACCTGAATAATGTACGCCAAGCCAGTACCCAAAGAGTTAGTCAAATCTCTCAAGATGCCCAGCAAGCAGAAACCCAACTCAACAACCAGCTATCTCAATTTCTTGATCAGCTAAATAACGATCAGGCTAAAGCTCAGTTAGAACAGGTGCGAAACCAAGCTAAAGCTCAGTTTGCTGAACTGCTAAAAGATGAGCAGAAATATAAGCAAGCACTGGACAACCCTCGACTACCTGCAGCACAAAAGGAATTACTCAAGAAATTTAAAGCCAATCCCCAAGAGCTTGACAAGTTTATTGACCAACAAACAGATCCTAAAGAAGTTGCTAACCAAAGAATTAGCCAAATTCGTCAGCGTAAAGAAGAAGCTGAAAAACAGGCTAAAGACCGTGCTTGGAAGTCTGGATTGCGGATTGGTATCAGCAGCTTACTATTATCCATTGGTTATATCATCATTGGTTGGACAGGATTAAAGGGTATGGGTGCTTTACAAGGTGGTGGTAAACGAAAAACACCAGCACGTTAA
- a CDS encoding TIGR04282 family arsenosugar biosynthesis glycosyltransferase — protein MLKLQKSRKQHLIIFTPYPEAGKTKTRLIPALGDIGAANLQKQMTEHTILEVNKLQHKSAIAVKVRFTGGNGELMQNWFGLDFVYQTQGEGDLGERMMRSLADAFDNSAEDVIIINTDCPGLNSQILTTAFEQLQCFDLVLGPALDGGYYCSGLQQLIPELFSQIQWGTAQVFSQTVEIAQKINLSSVYLTTLADVDRPEDLPVWQQIWKGIG, from the coding sequence GTGTTGAAATTGCAGAAAAGCCGCAAACAGCATTTAATTATTTTTACCCCCTATCCAGAAGCAGGGAAAACAAAGACTAGATTGATACCTGCTTTGGGTGATATTGGTGCTGCGAATCTGCAAAAACAGATGACAGAACATACTATATTAGAGGTAAATAAATTACAACACAAATCTGCTATAGCCGTAAAAGTGCGGTTTACTGGTGGTAATGGGGAACTAATGCAAAATTGGTTTGGTCTGGATTTTGTGTATCAAACTCAAGGAGAAGGGGATTTGGGTGAACGCATGATGCGATCGCTTGCTGATGCTTTTGACAATAGTGCAGAAGATGTAATTATAATTAACACAGACTGTCCTGGCTTGAATTCGCAAATCTTAACCACAGCTTTTGAGCAACTACAGTGTTTTGACTTGGTTCTAGGCCCTGCGCTTGATGGTGGTTATTACTGCAGTGGGTTACAACAACTAATACCAGAGTTATTTTCTCAGATCCAGTGGGGAACGGCTCAAGTATTTTCGCAAACTGTAGAAATTGCTCAGAAAATTAATTTATCATCAGTCTACTTAACTACTTTAGCTGATGTTGACCGCCCTGAAGATTTACCAGTTTGGCAACAGATATGGAAGGGTATAGGGTAA